The Streptomyces sp. CC0208 genome window below encodes:
- a CDS encoding alkaline phosphatase D family protein yields MSHRPFPGRRSVLRGSLAASAALTLPAVSAGAPAFALSGRPGAGWGVQTGDVTCDSGLVWVRSDRPARMIVETSATESFRNPRRWHGPMLGADTDFTGTTRLRGLPSGEQIHYRVLLADPDDPRRTGEPVAGTFRTVSHKRRDGVRFLWSGDLAGQGWGINPDFGGYTIYQAMAKLDPDFFLCSGDNIYADGPISATAALPDGSTWRNITTEEKSKVAETLAEFRGNFRYNLLDHHLKAFNAQVPSIIQWDDHEVRNNWYPGQKILDSDTRYTEKSVDVLAGRARRAFSEYFPVSTLRPGARDGRVYRVLRQGPLLDVFVLDMRTYRNANSPDDQTVDPQGILGREQLEWLKRELSRSRAVWKVIASDMPLGLVVPDTTEGKANIEAVAQGDPGASLGRELQIAELLRYVKHRRITGTVWLTADVHHTSAQHYQPSRAAFTDFEPFWEFVSGPLNAGAFPASALDGTFGPERVFVKAPTAANVSPAGGYQFFGEVDIDGHSGELTVRLREQDGTVLFTQVLQPGRVGQ; encoded by the coding sequence ATGTCCCACCGTCCGTTCCCCGGCCGCCGCAGCGTGCTGCGCGGCTCCCTGGCCGCGTCGGCGGCCCTCACGCTTCCCGCGGTCTCCGCAGGCGCGCCGGCCTTCGCCCTCTCCGGACGCCCCGGGGCGGGCTGGGGGGTGCAGACGGGAGACGTGACCTGCGACTCCGGTCTGGTGTGGGTGCGTTCCGACCGTCCGGCCCGGATGATCGTGGAGACGTCCGCGACCGAGTCGTTCCGCAACCCGCGCAGATGGCACGGCCCGATGCTCGGCGCGGACACCGACTTCACGGGGACGACCCGGCTGCGCGGACTGCCCTCGGGCGAGCAGATCCACTACCGCGTCCTGCTGGCCGACCCGGACGATCCGCGCCGCACCGGCGAGCCGGTCGCCGGCACCTTCCGCACGGTGTCCCACAAGCGCCGTGACGGGGTGCGGTTCCTGTGGTCCGGCGACCTCGCAGGGCAGGGCTGGGGCATCAACCCCGACTTCGGCGGCTACACGATCTACCAGGCGATGGCCAAGCTGGACCCGGACTTCTTCCTGTGCAGCGGCGACAACATCTACGCCGACGGCCCGATCTCGGCGACCGCCGCCCTGCCCGACGGCAGCACCTGGCGGAACATCACCACGGAGGAGAAGTCCAAGGTCGCCGAGACCCTGGCCGAGTTCCGCGGCAACTTCCGCTACAACCTGCTCGACCACCACCTGAAAGCCTTCAACGCCCAGGTCCCGTCGATCATCCAGTGGGACGACCACGAGGTGCGCAACAACTGGTACCCGGGCCAGAAGATCCTGGACTCCGACACCCGCTACACCGAGAAGAGCGTCGACGTGCTCGCGGGCCGGGCGCGGCGCGCGTTCAGCGAGTACTTCCCGGTCTCCACCCTGCGGCCGGGGGCGCGGGACGGCCGGGTGTACCGGGTGCTGCGGCAGGGGCCGCTGCTCGACGTGTTCGTGCTGGACATGCGGACGTACCGCAACGCCAACTCGCCCGACGACCAGACCGTGGACCCGCAGGGCATCCTCGGCCGGGAGCAGCTGGAGTGGCTCAAGCGGGAGCTGTCGCGCTCGCGGGCGGTGTGGAAGGTGATCGCCTCCGACATGCCGCTCGGCCTGGTCGTGCCCGACACCACGGAGGGCAAGGCGAACATCGAGGCGGTGGCACAGGGCGACCCTGGCGCCTCGCTCGGACGGGAGCTGCAGATCGCCGAACTGCTGCGGTACGTCAAGCACCGGCGGATCACCGGCACGGTGTGGCTGACGGCTGACGTCCACCACACCTCGGCCCAGCACTACCAGCCGTCGCGGGCCGCGTTCACCGACTTCGAGCCGTTCTGGGAGTTCGTGTCGGGTCCGCTGAACGCGGGTGCCTTCCCGGCCAGCGCGCTCGACGGCACCTTCGGTCCGGAGCGGGTGTTCGTGAAGGCGCCGACCGCCGCGAACGTCTCGCCCGCGGGCGGCTACCAGTTCTTCGGCGAGGTCGACATCGACGGCCACAGCGGCGAGCTGACGGTGCGTCTGCGCGAGCAGGACGGCACGGTGCTGTTCACCCAGGTGCTCCAGCCGGGCCGGGTGGGCCAGTAA